From Mesotoga infera, a single genomic window includes:
- a CDS encoding nuclear transport factor 2 family protein, with the protein MEAFCIESADQIRELWSKTYNTEGKPDWSHILPYYDDNILFKDTIQEIRGIEEFKKMTERLAERSKELKMAVLRVIKEDNVVFVEWEMTILFKKTRTSVIYGASRLSISEEGKIFEQRDYYDLWGDIFDNIPSFRKPYRRFMRKHFG; encoded by the coding sequence ATGGAAGCTTTTTGTATAGAGAGTGCCGATCAAATTCGAGAACTGTGGTCGAAGACTTACAACACAGAAGGGAAACCTGACTGGTCTCACATTCTTCCTTACTACGACGACAACATTCTCTTTAAAGACACGATTCAGGAAATCCGGGGGATCGAAGAATTCAAGAAGATGACGGAAAGGCTTGCCGAGAGATCTAAAGAGCTTAAGATGGCTGTTCTTAGAGTCATTAAGGAAGACAACGTGGTCTTTGTCGAATGGGAAATGACTATACTTTTCAAGAAGACGAGGACTTCCGTGATTTACGGTGCGAGCCGTCTATCTATTAGCGAAGAGGGAAAGATATTCGAGCAGCGAGATTACTATGACCTTTGGGGTGATATCTTCGACAACATACCCTCGTTCAGAAAGCCTTACAGGCGTTTCATGAGAAAACACTTCGGGTAG